In Streptomyces puniciscabiei, a single genomic region encodes these proteins:
- a CDS encoding ABC transporter ATP-binding protein: protein MTTLSIDHVSRWFGNVVAVNDITMTIGPGVTGLLGPNGAGKSTLINMMGGFLAPSTGTVTLDGQPVWRNEQIYRHIGIVPEREAMYDFLTGREFVVANAELHGLGDKAARRALATVEMEYAQDRRISTYSKGMRQRVKMASALVHDPSLLLLDEPFNGMDPRQRMQLMDLLRKMGDEGRTVLFSSHILEEVEQLARHIEVVVAGRHAASGDFRKIRRLMTDRPHRYLVRSSDDRALAAALIADPSTAGIEVDLTEGALRVQAVDFGRFTALLPRVARDHGIRLLTVSPSDESLESVFSYLVAA, encoded by the coding sequence GTGACCACGCTCTCCATCGACCACGTCTCCCGCTGGTTCGGCAACGTGGTCGCCGTCAACGACATCACCATGACCATCGGCCCCGGCGTCACCGGCCTGCTCGGCCCCAACGGCGCCGGGAAGTCCACCCTGATCAACATGATGGGCGGCTTCCTCGCCCCCTCCACCGGCACGGTCACCCTCGACGGACAGCCGGTGTGGCGCAACGAGCAGATCTACCGGCACATCGGCATCGTCCCCGAGCGCGAGGCGATGTACGACTTCCTCACCGGCCGCGAATTCGTCGTCGCCAACGCCGAGTTGCACGGCCTGGGCGACAAAGCCGCCAGGCGGGCCCTCGCCACGGTCGAGATGGAGTACGCGCAGGACCGGAGGATCTCCACGTACTCCAAGGGCATGCGGCAGCGCGTGAAGATGGCGAGCGCCCTGGTCCACGACCCGTCGCTGCTGCTGCTGGACGAGCCGTTCAACGGCATGGACCCGCGCCAGCGCATGCAACTGATGGATCTGCTGCGGAAGATGGGCGACGAGGGCCGCACGGTGCTGTTCTCCTCGCACATCCTCGAAGAGGTCGAACAGCTCGCCCGGCACATCGAGGTCGTCGTCGCGGGGAGGCACGCGGCCAGCGGCGACTTCCGCAAGATCCGCCGGCTGATGACCGACCGCCCGCACCGCTATCTGGTCCGCTCCAGCGACGACCGCGCCCTCGCGGCCGCGCTGATCGCCGACCCCTCGACGGCCGGCATCGAGGTCGACCTGACCGAGGGCGCGCTGCGCGTCCAGGCCGTCGACTTCGGCCGCTTCACCGCCCTGCTGCCGCGGGTCGCCCGGGACCACGGCATCCGGCTCCTCACGGTCTCGCCGTCCGACGAGTCCCTGGAGTCCGTCTTCTCGTATCTGGTCGCGGCGTAG
- the efeB gene encoding iron uptake transporter deferrochelatase/peroxidase subunit, with protein MPDQSLPQAPTSAEVPEASEPAGGHGLSRRALLGTAGATGLVLGAAGGAVGYAAAPAPATPLTSVGSDRAMFHGKHQPGITEGLQARGHLVAFDLVAGAGRREAAALLRRWSTTAERLMAGEAAPHDDTDVARDAGPSSLTVTFGFGRSFFGRTGLEKQRPTALDPLPDFSSDHLDKARSDGDLWVQIGANDALVAFHALRAIQKDAGGAARLRWQMNGFNRTPGATAHPMTARNLMGQLDGTRNPKPADPDFDRRIFVPASGEPAWMANGSYAVVRRIRMLLDDWEKLSVPAQEAVIGRRKSNGAPLSGGDETTPMDLEKTDAKGEYVVPLNAHARITRPDKNGGAAMLRRPFSYHDGFDADGTPDAGLLFVCWQADPLRGFVPVQRKLDRGDALSQYIRHETSGLFAVPGGAAKGEYVGQRLLEG; from the coding sequence ATGCCCGACCAGTCCCTCCCCCAGGCCCCTACCTCCGCCGAGGTGCCCGAGGCGTCCGAGCCCGCGGGCGGCCACGGCCTCTCCCGGCGTGCGCTGCTCGGCACCGCGGGCGCCACCGGGCTCGTGCTCGGCGCCGCCGGCGGGGCCGTGGGCTACGCCGCCGCACCCGCCCCGGCCACCCCGCTGACCTCGGTCGGCTCCGACCGGGCGATGTTTCACGGGAAACATCAGCCCGGCATCACCGAGGGCCTCCAGGCGCGCGGCCATCTCGTCGCCTTCGACCTCGTGGCGGGCGCCGGCCGCAGGGAGGCCGCAGCCCTGCTGCGCCGCTGGTCCACGACGGCCGAGCGGCTGATGGCGGGCGAGGCCGCGCCGCACGACGACACCGATGTGGCCCGCGACGCCGGGCCCTCCTCGCTGACGGTCACCTTCGGCTTCGGGCGCTCCTTCTTCGGCAGGACGGGTCTGGAGAAACAACGGCCGACCGCGCTCGACCCGCTGCCGGACTTCTCCTCCGACCACCTCGACAAGGCGCGCAGCGACGGCGACCTGTGGGTGCAGATCGGCGCGAACGACGCCCTGGTCGCCTTCCACGCCCTGCGCGCGATCCAGAAGGACGCGGGCGGCGCGGCCCGGCTGCGCTGGCAGATGAACGGCTTCAACCGCACCCCGGGCGCCACGGCGCACCCCATGACGGCCCGCAACCTCATGGGCCAGCTCGACGGCACCCGCAATCCCAAGCCGGCCGACCCGGACTTCGACCGGCGGATCTTCGTGCCCGCCTCGGGCGAGCCGGCCTGGATGGCGAACGGCTCCTACGCCGTCGTACGCCGTATCCGCATGCTCCTCGACGACTGGGAGAAGCTGTCGGTGCCGGCACAGGAGGCGGTCATCGGTCGCCGGAAGTCCAACGGGGCGCCGCTGTCCGGGGGCGACGAGACGACCCCGATGGACCTGGAGAAGACCGACGCCAAGGGCGAGTACGTCGTCCCCCTCAACGCCCACGCCCGGATCACCCGGCCCGACAAGAACGGCGGCGCGGCCATGCTGCGGCGCCCCTTCTCCTACCACGACGGCTTCGACGCGGACGGCACGCCCGACGCCGGTCTGCTCTTCGTCTGCTGGCAGGCGGACCCGCTGCGCGGCTTCGTCCCGGTGCAGCGCAAGCTCGACCGGGGCGACGCGCTGTCGCAGTACATCCGGCACGAGACGAGCGGGCTGTTCGCGGTGCCGGGCGGGGCCGCGAAGGGCGAGTACGTGGGGCAGCGGCTGCTGGAGGGCTGA
- a CDS encoding copper chaperone PCu(A)C, whose amino-acid sequence MRHRPAVLTAAAALAGALALTGCSDSGSASGSSKAELSVSGPYIPQPVSADMAAGFLTITNNGGTQDELTGVTSDAAGQITMHSTMGGAMQEKSSFAIPAHGQLVFKSGGNHLMFEKLRHQPKKGQTVTVKLTFAQSGPLTVEMPVKSATYNPSTGH is encoded by the coding sequence GTGAGGCACCGCCCCGCCGTCCTGACCGCGGCCGCCGCGCTCGCGGGTGCGCTGGCCCTCACGGGCTGCTCGGACTCCGGCTCCGCCTCCGGCTCATCGAAGGCCGAACTGTCGGTGAGCGGGCCGTACATACCGCAGCCGGTCTCCGCCGACATGGCGGCCGGCTTTCTGACGATCACCAACAACGGCGGCACCCAGGACGAGCTGACCGGGGTGACCAGCGACGCCGCCGGCCAGATCACCATGCACAGCACCATGGGCGGCGCCATGCAGGAGAAGAGCTCCTTCGCGATACCCGCCCACGGTCAACTCGTCTTCAAAAGCGGGGGCAACCATCTGATGTTCGAGAAGCTGAGGCATCAGCCGAAAAAGGGCCAGACGGTCACCGTGAAGCTCACCTTCGCCCAGTCCGGGCCCCTCACCGTCGAGATGCCGGTGAAGTCCGCCACGTACAACCCGTCGACCGGCCACTGA
- a CDS encoding ABC transporter ATP-binding protein gives MIATESLSKRFPRVTALDRLSVDIGPGVTGLVGANGAGKSTLIKILLGLSPATEGRAEVLGLDVATKGGAIRERVGYMPEHDCLPPDVSATEFVVHMARMSGLPPTAARERTADTLRHVGLYEERYRPIGGYSTGMKQRVKLAQALVHDPKLVFLDEPTNGLDPVGRDEMLGLIRRIHTEFGISVLVTSHLLGELERTCDHVVVIDGGKLLRSSSTTDFTQTTTTLAIEVTDSDTHPDGTRAVREALHARGVEIESEGAGLPGAGHILLLTAQGDETYDLVRDVVADLGLGLVRMEQRRHHISEVFTSSAEHSGDEQRKEAVGHGG, from the coding sequence GTGATCGCGACCGAAAGCCTGAGCAAGCGGTTCCCCCGGGTGACCGCGCTCGACCGGCTGTCCGTGGACATCGGGCCCGGTGTGACCGGACTCGTCGGGGCCAACGGCGCCGGCAAGTCCACCCTGATCAAGATCCTGCTGGGTCTGTCCCCCGCCACGGAGGGCCGCGCCGAGGTGCTCGGCCTCGACGTCGCCACCAAGGGCGGCGCCATCCGCGAGCGCGTCGGCTACATGCCGGAGCACGACTGCCTGCCGCCCGACGTCTCGGCCACCGAGTTCGTCGTCCACATGGCACGCATGTCCGGCCTGCCGCCCACCGCCGCGCGTGAGCGCACCGCGGACACCCTGCGCCACGTCGGGCTGTACGAGGAGCGCTACCGCCCCATCGGCGGTTACTCGACCGGCATGAAGCAGCGCGTGAAGCTCGCCCAGGCGCTGGTGCACGACCCGAAGCTGGTCTTCCTGGACGAACCGACCAACGGCCTGGACCCGGTCGGCCGGGACGAGATGCTCGGCCTGATCCGCCGCATCCACACCGAGTTCGGCATCTCGGTCCTGGTCACCTCCCACCTCCTCGGCGAACTGGAGCGCACCTGCGACCACGTCGTCGTCATCGACGGCGGCAAGCTCCTGCGCTCCAGCTCCACCACCGACTTCACCCAGACCACGACCACCCTCGCGATCGAGGTCACCGACAGCGACACCCACCCCGACGGCACCCGCGCGGTCCGCGAGGCGCTGCACGCACGCGGGGTGGAGATCGAGAGCGAGGGCGCCGGACTGCCCGGCGCCGGACACATCCTGCTGCTGACCGCCCAGGGCGACGAGACGTACGACCTGGTCCGGGACGTCGTCGCCGACCTCGGCCTCGGCCTGGTGCGCATGGAGCAGCGCCGGCACCACATCTCCGAGGTGTTCACCAGCAGCGCCGAGCACAGCGGCGACGAGCAGCGGAAGGAGGCCGTCGGCCATGGCGGTTGA
- the serS gene encoding serine--tRNA ligase: MIDLRLLREDPDRVRASQRARGEDVALVDSLLSADERRRSSGVRFDELRAEQKQLGKLIPKATGDEKAELLKRASQLAADVKAADAERDAADAETQELLLQLGNLVHPDVPVGGEEDFATLETHGTIRDFGAEGFEPRDHLELGQLLGAIDVERGAKVSGSRFYFLTGVGALLELALVNAAIAQATAAGFTPMLTPALVRPQSMAGTGFLGQAAQDVYHLDKDDLYLVGTSEVPLAAYHMDEIIDADRLPLRYAGFSPCFRREAGSHGKDTRGIFRVHQFDKVEMFSYVAPEDSQAEHQRLLEWEKQWLTSLELPFRVIDVASGDLGASASRKFDCEAWIPTQGKYRELTSTSDCTEFQSRRLSIRVRDGKQVKPLATLNGTLCAVPRTIVAILENHQQADGSVRVPEVLRPYLGGREVLEPVAK; encoded by the coding sequence GTGATTGACCTTCGCCTGCTCCGTGAGGACCCCGACCGTGTGCGCGCGTCCCAGCGCGCCCGTGGAGAGGACGTCGCGCTCGTCGACTCCCTCCTGTCTGCCGACGAGCGGCGCAGGTCCTCCGGCGTCCGCTTCGACGAGTTGCGCGCCGAGCAGAAGCAGCTCGGCAAGCTCATCCCCAAGGCCACCGGCGACGAGAAGGCCGAGCTGCTGAAGCGGGCGAGCCAGCTCGCCGCCGACGTCAAGGCCGCCGACGCCGAGCGCGACGCGGCCGACGCCGAGACTCAGGAGCTGCTGCTCCAGCTCGGCAACCTCGTCCACCCCGACGTGCCCGTCGGCGGCGAGGAGGACTTCGCCACGCTGGAGACGCACGGCACGATCCGCGACTTCGGCGCCGAGGGCTTCGAGCCCAGGGACCACCTGGAGCTCGGCCAGCTGCTCGGCGCCATCGACGTCGAGCGCGGCGCCAAGGTCTCCGGCTCCCGCTTCTACTTCCTCACCGGTGTCGGCGCCCTGCTGGAGCTGGCCCTGGTGAACGCGGCCATCGCCCAGGCCACCGCGGCCGGCTTCACCCCGATGCTCACCCCGGCGCTGGTCCGCCCGCAGTCCATGGCCGGCACCGGCTTCCTCGGCCAGGCCGCCCAGGACGTCTACCACCTCGACAAGGACGACCTGTACCTGGTCGGCACTTCCGAGGTCCCGCTGGCGGCCTACCACATGGACGAGATCATCGACGCGGACAGGCTGCCGCTGCGGTACGCGGGCTTCTCGCCCTGCTTCCGCCGCGAGGCCGGCTCGCACGGCAAGGACACGCGGGGCATCTTCCGCGTGCACCAGTTCGACAAGGTCGAGATGTTCTCGTACGTCGCGCCCGAGGACTCCCAGGCCGAGCACCAGCGGCTGCTGGAGTGGGAGAAGCAGTGGCTGACCTCGCTGGAGCTGCCGTTCCGCGTCATCGACGTCGCCTCCGGTGACCTCGGCGCCTCGGCCTCCCGCAAGTTCGACTGCGAGGCCTGGATCCCGACCCAGGGCAAGTACCGCGAGCTGACCTCCACCTCGGACTGCACCGAGTTCCAGTCCCGCCGGCTGTCCATCCGGGTCCGCGACGGCAAGCAGGTCAAGCCGCTCGCCACGCTCAACGGCACGCTGTGCGCCGTCCCGCGCACGATCGTGGCGATCCTGGAGAACCACCAGCAGGCCGACGGCTCGGTCCGGGTCCCCGAGGTGCTGCGCCCGTACCTGGGCGGCCGGGAGGTCCTGGAGCCGGTCGCCAAGTGA
- a CDS encoding copper resistance CopC/CopD family protein, whose protein sequence is MTRTITPTRHKGSLRTLVLLLLAVIGALLAGAAPASAHAALTGSDPAQGVVVKQAPSQVALTFSEKVAMNDDSLRVLDPRGKPVQTGAPANLSGTTYAVKLRSGLGKGTYTVTYQVVSADSHPVSGAYTFSIGAPSQTVVSGTGPVAGGGVVGALYAFGRYASYAGFIVLAGGAAFVLACWQRGAGVRPLQRLVVGGWLTLTAATLWLLLLRGSYTTSGKLADVFDLGLLGQVLQTKTGAALVSRLLLLAAAALFIAVLFGAYTKREEGAEKRDLTFGLAVGGVVVAAGLASSWAMAEHASVGLQPGIAMPVDVVHLLAVAAWLGGLTALLVALYRAPAETPVEAAAVRRFSRLAFGSVVALVATGTYQSWRQLGSWSAFTDTRYGQLLLVKIGLVAVMVGIASVSRRWTGRLADTAGVTAENPAKERVTSGAAKQSNKGKSSGDPRRAAELARQRAAMDAARQKRLRDGDTNRFGLRRTVLAEAGVAVVLLAVTTWLTQTEPGRTELDAKAASSSSSASATAPSNGALTLDMPFDTGGADGKGVVSVDLDPARVGGNEMHVYVQRLGGRAFDIPEVKVEFTLEAKKIGPLPVTPDHITTGHWAASGVQIPMAGDWKIAVTVRTSDINQVTVSKNAQIG, encoded by the coding sequence GTGACGCGGACCATCACCCCCACGCGACACAAGGGCAGCCTGCGCACCCTGGTGCTGCTGCTCCTCGCCGTCATCGGCGCACTGCTCGCGGGGGCCGCACCGGCCTCCGCGCACGCGGCGCTGACCGGCAGCGACCCCGCGCAGGGGGTGGTGGTCAAGCAGGCACCGAGCCAGGTCGCGCTCACCTTCTCCGAGAAGGTGGCGATGAACGACGACTCCCTGCGCGTCCTCGACCCCCGGGGCAAGCCGGTCCAGACCGGCGCACCGGCCAACCTGAGCGGGACGACGTACGCCGTGAAGCTCAGGAGCGGCCTGGGCAAGGGCACCTACACGGTGACCTACCAGGTCGTCTCCGCCGACAGCCATCCCGTCTCCGGCGCCTACACCTTCTCCATCGGGGCGCCCTCGCAGACCGTGGTCTCCGGCACCGGGCCGGTCGCGGGCGGCGGGGTCGTGGGCGCGCTCTACGCCTTCGGGCGCTACGCGTCGTACGCCGGTTTCATCGTGCTCGCCGGCGGCGCGGCCTTCGTGCTCGCCTGCTGGCAGCGCGGTGCGGGCGTACGGCCCCTGCAGCGGCTGGTCGTCGGCGGCTGGCTCACGCTCACCGCGGCCACCCTGTGGCTGCTGCTCCTGCGCGGCTCCTACACCACCTCCGGGAAGCTCGCCGACGTCTTCGACCTCGGTCTGCTGGGCCAGGTGCTGCAGACCAAGACCGGCGCGGCGCTGGTCTCCCGGCTGCTGCTGCTCGCCGCCGCCGCGCTGTTCATCGCCGTCCTCTTCGGCGCCTACACCAAGCGCGAGGAGGGTGCGGAGAAACGCGATCTGACCTTCGGGCTCGCCGTCGGCGGTGTGGTCGTCGCGGCGGGGCTCGCGAGCAGCTGGGCCATGGCCGAGCATGCCTCGGTCGGGCTCCAGCCGGGCATCGCCATGCCCGTCGACGTCGTCCATCTGCTGGCCGTCGCCGCGTGGCTGGGCGGGCTCACCGCGCTGCTGGTCGCCCTGTACCGGGCGCCCGCCGAGACGCCGGTGGAGGCCGCCGCCGTCCGCCGCTTCTCCCGCCTGGCCTTCGGCTCCGTCGTCGCGCTCGTCGCGACCGGCACCTACCAGTCCTGGCGGCAGCTGGGCTCCTGGTCGGCGTTCACCGACACCCGGTACGGACAGCTGCTCCTGGTCAAGATCGGGCTGGTGGCGGTCATGGTCGGCATCGCGTCGGTCTCGCGGCGGTGGACGGGCCGGCTGGCCGACACGGCCGGCGTCACAGCCGAGAATCCCGCGAAGGAACGGGTCACCTCGGGTGCGGCCAAACAGTCCAACAAGGGCAAGAGCAGCGGAGATCCCCGGCGCGCCGCCGAGCTCGCCCGGCAGCGGGCCGCGATGGACGCCGCCCGGCAGAAGCGGCTGCGGGACGGCGACACGAACCGCTTCGGGCTGCGCCGTACGGTGCTCGCCGAGGCCGGTGTCGCAGTCGTGCTGCTCGCCGTCACCACCTGGCTGACCCAGACCGAGCCGGGCCGCACCGAACTGGACGCCAAGGCCGCCTCCTCGTCCTCCTCCGCCTCGGCCACGGCACCCTCGAACGGCGCGCTGACCCTGGACATGCCCTTCGACACCGGCGGCGCCGACGGCAAGGGCGTCGTCAGCGTCGACCTCGACCCCGCGCGCGTGGGCGGCAACGAGATGCATGTGTACGTCCAGCGGCTGGGCGGCCGGGCCTTCGACATCCCCGAGGTGAAGGTCGAGTTCACCCTGGAGGCGAAGAAGATCGGCCCGCTTCCCGTGACCCCCGACCACATCACCACCGGCCACTGGGCAGCGAGCGGCGTGCAGATCCCCATGGCCGGCGACTGGAAGATCGCCGTCACCGTGCGGACCTCCGACATCAACCAGGTGACCGTCTCCAAGAACGCGCAGATCGGCTGA
- the pheA gene encoding prephenate dehydratase: MPASYAYLGPEGTFTEVALRTLPEAATRELVPYVSVQSALDAVRAGEAEAAFVPIENSVEGGITTTLDELVAGEPLMIYREVLLSITFALLVRPGTKLSDIKTVSAHPAAQSQVRNWLRKNLPDAAWESAASNADAARLVQEGRYDAAFAGEFAASRYGLDALETGIHDFPETAQTRFVLVGRPARPAAPTGADKTSVVLWQRDDHPGALRDLLGEFASRGINLMLLQSRPTGAGIGNYCFCIDAEGHISDRRMAEALMGLKRICLQVRFLGSYPRADIGPAEAPATRAGTSDEEFMAAADWVARCQDGRF; encoded by the coding sequence ATGCCAGCGAGCTATGCGTATCTCGGCCCGGAGGGCACCTTCACCGAGGTGGCCCTGCGGACGCTCCCGGAAGCGGCCACCCGGGAACTCGTCCCGTATGTGTCGGTGCAGTCCGCGCTGGACGCGGTGCGGGCCGGGGAGGCCGAGGCGGCGTTCGTGCCGATCGAGAACTCGGTCGAGGGCGGCATCACCACCACCCTGGACGAACTGGTCGCCGGCGAGCCGCTGATGATCTACCGCGAGGTGCTGCTGTCGATCACCTTCGCGCTGCTGGTCCGGCCCGGCACCAAGCTGTCGGACATCAAGACCGTCTCCGCCCACCCGGCGGCCCAGTCGCAGGTGCGCAACTGGCTGCGCAAGAACCTTCCCGACGCCGCCTGGGAGTCGGCCGCCTCCAACGCGGACGCGGCCCGGCTGGTCCAGGAGGGCCGGTACGACGCCGCCTTCGCGGGCGAGTTCGCCGCCTCTCGGTACGGTCTCGATGCCCTGGAGACCGGGATCCACGACTTCCCGGAGACCGCGCAGACCCGGTTCGTGCTGGTCGGCCGTCCGGCCCGGCCCGCCGCACCGACCGGCGCCGACAAGACCTCGGTCGTGCTGTGGCAGCGCGACGACCACCCCGGCGCGCTGCGCGACCTGCTGGGGGAGTTCGCCTCCCGAGGGATCAACCTCATGCTGCTGCAGTCCCGGCCGACCGGCGCCGGCATCGGCAACTACTGCTTCTGCATCGACGCCGAGGGCCATATCTCCGACCGGCGGATGGCGGAGGCGCTGATGGGCCTGAAGCGGATCTGCCTGCAGGTGCGTTTCCTCGGCTCCTACCCGCGTGCGGACATCGGGCCGGCGGAGGCTCCGGCGACCCGGGCGGGGACCTCGGACGAGGAGTTCATGGCGGCGGCGGACTGGGTGGCGCGCTGCCAGGACGGCCGGTTCTGA
- a CDS encoding HAD family hydrolase: protein MTGFPYRLIATDLDGTLLRSDGSVSQRTRDALAAATAAGAAHIVVTGRAAPWTRPILDDLGYKGLAVCGQGAQVYDAGAHRLLTSVTLDRQLAGVALAKIEAEVGPLYLAASRDGLDGEVLVGPGYAVTGTLPATPFTDASDLWAAPLGKIYIQHPTLGDDELAEAARQAAGGFVTVAMAGEGIVELLPLGLSKATGLSLAARRLGLKATDTIAFGDMPNDIPMFAWAARGVAMANAHEDLRAVADEVTSSHEEDGIAVVLERLLS, encoded by the coding sequence GTGACCGGCTTTCCCTACCGGCTGATCGCGACCGACCTCGATGGAACGCTCCTGCGCTCCGACGGGTCGGTCTCGCAGCGCACCCGTGACGCGCTCGCCGCGGCCACCGCGGCGGGCGCGGCCCACATCGTCGTCACCGGCCGCGCGGCCCCGTGGACCCGGCCCATCCTGGACGACCTCGGCTACAAGGGCCTCGCCGTCTGCGGCCAGGGCGCGCAGGTCTACGACGCCGGGGCGCACCGCCTGCTGACCTCGGTCACCCTGGACCGGCAGCTGGCGGGCGTGGCCCTGGCCAAGATCGAGGCCGAGGTGGGTCCGCTGTACCTGGCGGCCAGCCGGGACGGGCTCGACGGCGAGGTACTGGTGGGACCCGGTTACGCGGTCACGGGCACGCTGCCGGCGACCCCGTTCACGGACGCGTCCGACCTCTGGGCTGCTCCGCTGGGCAAGATCTACATACAGCATCCGACGCTGGGCGACGACGAGCTGGCGGAGGCCGCCCGGCAGGCCGCCGGCGGTTTCGTCACCGTGGCCATGGCGGGCGAGGGCATCGTGGAACTCCTCCCGCTGGGCCTGTCCAAGGCCACGGGGCTGTCTCTCGCCGCCCGCCGTCTCGGCCTGAAGGCCACGGACACGATCGCCTTCGGCGACATGCCCAACGACATCCCGATGTTCGCCTGGGCGGCCCGGGGCGTAGCCATGGCCAACGCCCATGAGGATCTCCGCGCGGTGGCCGACGAGGTTACCTCCTCCCACGAGGAGGACGGGATCGCGGTGGTGCTGGAGCGGTTGCTGTCTTAG
- a CDS encoding ABC transporter permease, whose product MYDPTVARLTYRALLGRRRALILGALPLLLIVISVAVRGLTGADDQTAADVLSGFAIATMVPIIGVIAGTGAIGPEIDDGSVVYLLSKPLKRPAIIFTKLIVAIAVTMVFSAVPTLIAGLILNGNGQQVAVAYTVAALVSSIAYSALFLLLGTVSRHAVVFGLVYALVWEALFGSLVPGARTLSVQQWSLAVAHKVAGGDLVTSDVGLPTATVLLVAVTVLATWYAGQKLRTLKLAGEE is encoded by the coding sequence ATGTACGACCCCACCGTCGCCCGGCTCACCTACCGGGCCCTGCTCGGCCGCCGCCGGGCCCTCATCCTCGGCGCGCTGCCGCTGCTGCTGATCGTGATCTCCGTGGCCGTACGCGGTCTGACCGGAGCCGACGACCAGACGGCCGCCGATGTGCTCAGCGGCTTCGCGATCGCCACCATGGTGCCGATCATCGGCGTCATCGCGGGCACGGGCGCGATCGGACCGGAGATCGACGACGGCTCCGTCGTCTATCTGCTGTCCAAGCCGCTGAAACGGCCCGCGATCATCTTCACCAAGCTGATCGTCGCCATCGCCGTCACCATGGTCTTCTCGGCGGTGCCGACCCTGATCGCGGGCCTGATCCTCAACGGCAACGGCCAGCAGGTCGCCGTCGCCTACACGGTCGCCGCACTGGTCTCCTCCATCGCCTACTCGGCGCTGTTCCTGCTGCTCGGCACGGTCTCCCGGCACGCGGTGGTCTTCGGACTCGTCTACGCCCTGGTCTGGGAGGCGCTGTTCGGCTCGCTGGTGCCCGGCGCGCGCACGCTCAGCGTCCAGCAGTGGTCGCTGGCCGTCGCTCACAAGGTCGCCGGCGGTGACCTGGTGACCTCGGACGTGGGCCTGCCGACGGCCACGGTGCTGCTGGTCGCGGTGACCGTGCTGGCCACCTGGTACGCCGGGCAGAAGCTGCGGACGCTGAAGCTGGCGGGCGAGGAGTAG
- a CDS encoding ABC transporter permease, with translation MAVEHPVQPLTSPTGDQTRIHDIGYRGYDGPRLGRAYARRSLYAQSLRGAYGLGRSAKTKVLPMLLFAVMCVPAAIMVAVAVFTKAHELPVAYTRYAIMLQAVISLYVASQAPQAVSRDLRFKTVPLYFSRPIETADYVRAKFAALASAIFILTAAPLLVMYVGSLLAKLGFAHQTKEFAEGLVSVALLSLLFAGIGLVIAAVTPRRGFGIAAVIAVLIISYGAVSTLQAIANVQNHSEAIPWIGLFSPITLIDGVQSAFLGATARNPGAVDPSAGQGVVYVLVVLALIAGSYGLLMRRYKKVGL, from the coding sequence ATGGCGGTTGAGCACCCCGTGCAGCCCCTGACCTCGCCCACGGGCGACCAGACCCGCATCCACGACATCGGCTACCGCGGCTACGACGGCCCGCGCCTCGGCCGCGCCTACGCCCGCCGCTCGCTGTACGCACAGTCCCTGCGCGGCGCCTACGGCCTCGGCCGCTCGGCCAAGACCAAGGTGCTGCCGATGCTGCTGTTCGCGGTGATGTGCGTGCCCGCGGCCATCATGGTGGCCGTCGCGGTCTTCACCAAGGCGCACGAACTGCCGGTGGCCTACACCCGCTACGCGATCATGCTGCAGGCCGTGATCAGCCTGTACGTCGCCTCGCAGGCACCCCAGGCCGTCTCCCGCGACCTGCGCTTCAAGACCGTACCGCTGTACTTCTCGCGGCCCATCGAGACCGCCGACTACGTACGTGCCAAGTTCGCCGCGCTCGCCTCGGCGATCTTCATCCTGACCGCCGCTCCCCTGCTCGTGATGTACGTGGGCTCCCTGCTGGCCAAGCTGGGCTTCGCCCACCAGACGAAGGAATTCGCCGAGGGACTGGTCTCCGTGGCCCTGCTCTCCCTGCTCTTCGCCGGCATCGGCCTGGTCATCGCCGCCGTCACCCCGCGCCGCGGCTTCGGCATCGCCGCCGTGATCGCCGTGCTGATCATCTCCTACGGCGCGGTCAGCACGCTCCAGGCCATCGCCAATGTGCAGAACCACTCCGAGGCCATCCCGTGGATCGGCCTGTTCTCGCCCATCACGCTCATCGACGGCGTCCAGTCCGCCTTCCTGGGCGCGACCGCCCGCAACCCCGGGGCGGTCGATCCCTCGGCCGGTCAGGGCGTGGTCTACGTCCTGGTCGTGCTCGCTCTGATCGCCGGCAGCTACGGCCTCCTGATGCGCCGCTACAAGAAGGTGGGCCTGTGA